TGCGCGTATTTCTCCACTCAGGCCTACTTCACCGGCAAAGCAGATTTTGTTGGCAATAGCAATGTCTTCATAAGAAGATAGTAGTGCGCAGAGCACAGCGAGATCGATAGCCGGATCTTCTGCGCGGATGCCACCGGCGATATTGAGGAATACATCTTTGACGCCGAAGTGGAAGCCTCCTCTTTTTTCAAGAACGGCGAGTAGTAATTGCAGGCGACGCAGATCGAAGCCGGTTACAGTACGTTGTGGTGTACCATAGACTGACTGTGTAACGAGTGCCTGTACTTCGATGAGCATAGGCCGCATTCCTTCCATGGTAGAGGCGATGGCAACACCACTCAGCAGATCTTCGCGCTGGGAGATGAGAATTTCTGAGGGGTTGGTAACTTGTCTTAAGCCAATGCCGGTCATTTCATAAATACCCAGTTCTGCGGTGGAGCCAAAGCGGTTTTTGATGGTACGTAATATGCGGTAAGCATAATGCTGATCACCTTCAAATTGTAATACGGTATCCACCATGTGTTCCAGTATTTTGGGGCCGGCGATGGAGCCATCTTTAGTGATATGACCGATAAGGAATACGGGAACATGACTTTCTTTTGCGAAGCGTTGCATTTCGGCGGCAGTTTCTCTGATCTGAGATACGGAGCCTGGTGCGGATTCGATAAAAGGGGATTGCAATGTTTGTATAGAATCGATCACGACTAGTTGTGGGCGGAGTTTTTTAATCTCCTGAAAGATGGTCTGGGTATTAGTTTCCGTGAGCAGGTAGAACTGATCGTTGGTAGCCTGCAGGCGGTCTGCGCGCATCTTTACCTGGGAGGCGCTTTCTTCTCCGCTTACATATAATGTAGTAATGTTTTTAAGGTGCAAAGCATTTTGCAGGAAGAGTGTGCTCTTACCGATTCCTGGTTCACCGCCTACGAGAACGAGTGATCCGGGAACAATACCGCCACCGAGTACACGGTTTAGTTCTACATCCGGAGTGAGTAGTCTTTCTTCTTCAACTGCGCTTACTTCGCTGAGGTTCACAATGTTATTTCGACCATTCTCTTTTTCTTGCTGCCAGCTTTGATTGCGTAGTGGAACATCTTTCTGAATTTTTTCTTCGACA
This window of the Chitinophaga sancti genome carries:
- the radA gene encoding DNA repair protein RadA, whose product is MKIKSAFFCQNCGYESAKWTGKCPSCNQWNTFVEEKIQKDVPLRNQSWQQEKENGRNNIVNLSEVSAVEEERLLTPDVELNRVLGGGIVPGSLVLVGGEPGIGKSTLFLQNALHLKNITTLYVSGEESASQVKMRADRLQATNDQFYLLTETNTQTIFQEIKKLRPQLVVIDSIQTLQSPFIESAPGSVSQIRETAAEMQRFAKESHVPVFLIGHITKDGSIAGPKILEHMVDTVLQFEGDQHYAYRILRTIKNRFGSTAELGIYEMTGIGLRQVTNPSEILISQREDLLSGVAIASTMEGMRPMLIEVQALVTQSVYGTPQRTVTGFDLRRLQLLLAVLEKRGGFHFGVKDVFLNIAGGIRAEDPAIDLAVLCALLSSYEDIAIANKICFAGEVGLSGEIRAVNRIEQRIAEAEKLGFEKIFVSRYNKKGADFSKFNIEVIPVGRVDEVYSRLF